A single window of Vibrio alfacsensis DNA harbors:
- a CDS encoding GIY-YIG nuclease family protein, which yields MKLGIQGHVYILSNPSMPGMLKIGMTSRSVEERARELNSTGVPTPFNIECYANTSDAALVEAWMHEGLKQFRVTKSREYFKVSLEQALEQLEYLIQFCANHDSKTTIGIEYESILCSEILYGKRSKILQNSEISWNANKLCECYQKKAKQSDDSLVACYFELLSMFYASQCVEPEKSAQ from the coding sequence ATGAAATTAGGTATACAAGGGCATGTGTACATACTTAGCAACCCTTCTATGCCGGGCATGTTAAAAATAGGCATGACCTCAAGATCGGTTGAGGAACGGGCTAGAGAACTAAACTCAACAGGAGTGCCAACCCCGTTTAATATAGAATGCTATGCTAATACAAGTGACGCAGCTCTGGTTGAGGCGTGGATGCATGAGGGATTAAAACAGTTCCGTGTTACCAAGAGCCGTGAATATTTTAAGGTATCTCTAGAGCAGGCACTCGAACAACTCGAGTACTTAATTCAGTTTTGCGCTAACCATGATAGTAAAACAACGATTGGTATCGAGTATGAATCTATTTTGTGCTCGGAAATACTATATGGTAAGCGCAGTAAAATTTTACAGAACTCTGAAATAAGCTGGAATGCCAACAAGTTATGTGAGTGTTATCAAAAAAAAGCAAAACAGTCAGATGATAGTCTAGTTGCTTGTTATTTTGAGCTTCTATCTATGTTCTACGCATCTCAGTGTGTGGAGCCAGAAAAGAGTGCTCAATAA
- a CDS encoding GNAT family N-acetyltransferase, whose product MIREITKADFESFWPTFSAVIQAQETYAFDPNMTLEQAFALWCESPLKAFAFVENDVVLGSYYIKPNAMGPSSHICNCGYMVSSEARGKGIARLMCEHSQEAALRLGFDAMQFNSVVSSNEVAVKLWEKLGFQIIGTIPKAYKHAHLGLVDSYVMYKWLRT is encoded by the coding sequence ATGATTAGGGAAATCACAAAAGCCGATTTTGAGTCGTTTTGGCCAACATTTTCAGCGGTAATTCAGGCACAAGAAACTTATGCCTTTGACCCAAATATGACGCTAGAGCAAGCATTCGCTTTATGGTGTGAATCTCCCCTGAAAGCTTTTGCTTTCGTAGAAAATGACGTTGTACTGGGCTCTTACTACATCAAGCCAAATGCAATGGGGCCAAGTAGCCATATATGTAATTGTGGATACATGGTTTCTAGCGAAGCTAGAGGTAAGGGCATTGCACGTCTTATGTGTGAACATTCTCAGGAAGCAGCTCTAAGACTTGGCTTTGATGCCATGCAATTTAACAGCGTGGTCTCTAGCAATGAAGTTGCGGTGAAGCTTTGGGAGAAGCTAGGGTTTCAAATCATAGGTACAATTCCAAAGGCATATAAGCATGCTCATCTAGGGTTAGTTGATAGCTACGTCATGTACAAATGGCTACGAACATAA
- a CDS encoding thiamine-binding protein, giving the protein MLAFQVIPRVKEGNNFEVVDKAIEVVKASGVPFQVSAMETTLKGELNQLLEIVKDAQQACYDAGAIEVITNIKIHSKTEVATDTFCTYDRGVTKANHMFVNN; this is encoded by the coding sequence ATGCTAGCTTTCCAAGTTATTCCACGAGTTAAAGAAGGCAATAACTTTGAAGTCGTCGATAAAGCCATTGAAGTTGTGAAAGCTTCTGGTGTCCCATTTCAAGTCAGCGCAATGGAAACCACGTTGAAAGGTGAACTAAACCAACTGCTAGAAATCGTGAAAGACGCACAACAAGCTTGTTACGATGCTGGCGCGATTGAGGTTATTACCAACATTAAGATTCACAGCAAGACTGAAGTGGCTACAGACACATTTTGTACATATGACAGAGGTGTAACCAAAGCTAACCACATGTTTGTAAACAACTAA
- a CDS encoding class I SAM-dependent methyltransferase: protein MDENAEIWRQYYEKALSRPHSKRTEFAVRLNESNLKVATDCGCGTGSDIEYLDQQGYQVHGFDINPDSVAICRDRFGSKSLVDISASSFESFDYPKSGVVIANSSLFFADPNQFASTWSNIRSSIEIGGVFAGDFMGFKDSWANNYRSPTTSLSESEVKALFSGFEIVRFFERDETAKTSLGRMKHWHTYSVVAVKRT from the coding sequence ATGGATGAAAATGCTGAAATTTGGCGTCAGTACTACGAAAAGGCGCTATCTCGCCCACACTCAAAACGTACTGAATTTGCTGTCAGACTCAATGAATCAAACCTCAAAGTAGCCACTGACTGTGGTTGTGGAACCGGCAGTGATATCGAATACCTCGATCAACAGGGTTATCAAGTTCATGGCTTCGATATTAATCCTGATTCAGTCGCTATTTGTAGAGATAGGTTCGGGTCAAAGTCATTAGTGGATATTTCAGCGTCCTCGTTTGAGTCGTTCGACTATCCCAAGTCTGGTGTAGTTATCGCAAACTCCAGTTTGTTCTTCGCTGATCCAAACCAATTTGCATCGACTTGGAGCAACATCAGATCTTCAATTGAAATCGGTGGGGTGTTTGCTGGTGACTTCATGGGTTTCAAAGACAGTTGGGCTAACAACTATCGTAGCCCTACAACATCGTTGTCGGAATCAGAAGTAAAGGCTTTGTTCTCAGGCTTTGAAATAGTCAGGTTCTTTGAACGTGATGAAACAGCGAAAACTTCATTGGGTAGAATGAAGCATTGGCATACATATTCCGTGGTCGCAGTGAAACGTACATAA
- a CDS encoding VOC family protein: MSQPVQQQIGNVALVVKNYDDAIEFYTQKLQFTLVEDTDLGGGKRWVQVSPPNSNGTNLLLAQASTEEQSHAVGNQSGGRVFLFLQTNDFWRDYDLMKTNGVVFNEEPRVEEYGTVVVFEDLYGNKWDLLQLNSATQ, from the coding sequence ATGTCTCAGCCAGTTCAACAGCAAATAGGAAATGTAGCTCTAGTCGTAAAAAACTACGATGATGCGATAGAGTTTTATACTCAAAAGCTACAATTTACGTTGGTCGAAGATACTGACTTAGGTGGTGGTAAGCGTTGGGTGCAGGTTTCGCCTCCAAACTCAAACGGTACAAATCTGCTTCTTGCACAAGCAAGCACTGAAGAACAATCTCATGCTGTAGGCAACCAAAGTGGTGGTCGTGTTTTCTTGTTTCTACAAACCAATGACTTTTGGCGGGACTACGACTTAATGAAAACTAATGGTGTAGTTTTCAATGAAGAGCCGAGAGTTGAAGAGTACGGCACAGTTGTTGTGTTCGAAGACCTGTATGGCAACAAGTGGGACTTACTGCAACTGAACAGTGCAACCCAATAG
- a CDS encoding type II toxin-antitoxin system RelE/ParE family toxin → MQKNKYKLSNLAQSHLRKVKNYTVENFSELQWRNYKDTLLSGFQMLADNPGLGRSCDEIYPNGFYFPIGKHTAYFTKEHDFILVVAVLGQSQLPQNHLK, encoded by the coding sequence ATGCAAAAGAACAAATACAAGCTAAGTAACTTAGCGCAATCTCACTTGCGCAAAGTAAAAAACTACACTGTTGAAAACTTTTCTGAATTACAGTGGCGTAACTACAAAGATACTCTGCTATCAGGGTTTCAGATGCTAGCTGATAATCCAGGCTTAGGAAGAAGTTGTGACGAGATATACCCAAATGGCTTTTATTTCCCGATTGGAAAACACACAGCTTATTTCACCAAAGAACATGACTTTATCTTAGTCGTTGCTGTCTTAGGTCAATCACAGCTACCCCAGAATCATCTGAAATAA
- a CDS encoding GNAT family N-acetyltransferase, whose product MQQAIESERLILRPFSMSDAERVSELAGDKQISEMTANIPYPYTVSDAENWIRTHAELFLSGKGIVYAIVLKESSELIGAISFPKLENGLGILGYWLGVPYWGCGYATEASKVLISFSKKHYGLTRLKVMHLVGNERSKSVIEKLGVKYVGDQTNRMKGKDREVSVYISEA is encoded by the coding sequence ATGCAGCAAGCAATTGAAAGTGAAAGACTAATATTACGACCATTTTCTATGTCTGACGCTGAGCGCGTTTCAGAGTTGGCTGGCGACAAGCAAATATCAGAAATGACGGCAAATATTCCGTATCCATATACAGTTAGTGATGCTGAAAATTGGATTCGTACACATGCTGAGTTGTTTTTAAGTGGTAAAGGTATTGTCTATGCCATTGTCCTAAAAGAGAGTTCTGAGCTTATTGGTGCTATTAGTTTTCCAAAACTGGAAAATGGTTTAGGTATTCTGGGCTATTGGTTAGGCGTTCCTTACTGGGGCTGTGGTTATGCTACAGAAGCATCTAAGGTTCTGATTTCATTTTCAAAAAAGCATTATGGATTAACAAGGTTAAAAGTAATGCATTTAGTTGGAAATGAGCGTTCAAAATCAGTCATTGAAAAGCTCGGTGTAAAATACGTAGGCGATCAGACAAACCGCATGAAAGGTAAAGATCGTGAAGTAAGTGTTTATATATCAGAGGCGTAA
- a CDS encoding type II toxin-antitoxin system Phd/YefM family antitoxin has product MHTLTANDAKRNFGELLLSAQREPVKISKNSKDTVVVMSIRDFEELEAMKVEYLKHCFKSAKEDLNNGNTVDGESFLNSL; this is encoded by the coding sequence ATGCATACATTAACAGCCAATGATGCCAAACGAAATTTCGGCGAACTACTTCTGAGCGCACAACGCGAGCCAGTAAAAATCAGCAAAAACAGTAAAGATACTGTCGTTGTCATGTCCATTCGTGACTTTGAAGAGCTAGAAGCTATGAAAGTTGAGTACCTCAAACACTGCTTTAAGTCAGCTAAAGAAGACTTGAACAATGGAAACACTGTTGATGGCGAAAGCTTTCTGAACTCGCTGTAA